One Gadus morhua chromosome 23, gadMor3.0, whole genome shotgun sequence DNA segment encodes these proteins:
- the LOC115537679 gene encoding uncharacterized protein LOC115537679, giving the protein MRFTRCITMIKLEMLLNVIFVSGGEESCPAALNASMPNKMEALSDTCLQIPCSFDSVPSNKIDKNKNILGAWIKSDHAFDGHPENVVFHASKTNNIYPISIIGNMTEYNCTTVFTNMKSSYADVYYFRVESTGFSATDVCNPLKITVKDSAPAPSIQTLPEGPLTEGSRLTFTCRAIAPCPTQPPHLSWIQSGGPEGRLEPHGDQEPNVRTRQLNITLSDRHDGVRLTCLAEYPVNNSAGGPSIRTAESVVTLKVSYSPKDTQASVSPPTVSLGSVVNLTCTSRANPPVLRFTWFRSSAEGPLNVSDGSLYSFNVSSYRGIYYCVATNPLGNQTSKEITLTVSGESDELNDPLIVGGFFGTVFFIGLIICVLWLLKKRSTQQQNPIFEASDKQVEEEIHYGEIDFAKRGAVQNPVFPQGEEQTSEYVEITAQQAKNTQIRAELERISATLLFFYNKLPKNKKHLLLAEMRFTRCIMMIQFEMLLNVIFVAGGEESCTAALHASMPNKMEALSDTCLQIPCSFDLVPSNLLDKLNIFIGLWLKSTHHFGPNPESVVFNGSKTNNTYPISIIGNMSEYNCTTFFTNMNSSYADTYYFRVESTSFKATDTCNPLTITVKDSAPAPSIQTLPEGPLTEGSRVTFTCRAFVPCPKQPPDLSWNQSGGPEGRPEPHGDQEPNVRTRGLIITLSDRHDGVNLTCLAGYLVNDTAGGPSNRTAESVVTLNVSYSPKDTQASVSPPTVSLGSVVNLTCTSRANPPVLRFTWFRSSAEGPLNVSDGSVYSFNVSSYRDIYYCVATNPLGNQTSKEITLPISELNVPLIIGGFFGTIFFIGLIISVLWLLKKPSTQQQVTYSCINAQNPICEAPDKQEEEEIHYGEIDFAKRGAVQNPGRVFPQGEEQTSEYVEITAQQAKNSQIRAELERS; this is encoded by the exons ATGAGGTTCACAAGATGCATCACGATGATCAAGTTGGAAATGCTACTGAATGTCATCTTTGTTTCGG GTGGTGAGGAATCCTGTCCTGCAGCCCTTAATGCATCTATGCCAAACAAGATGGAGGCATTGAGTGACACCTGTTTGCAAATTCCATGTTCATTTGATTCAGTACcatcaaataaaatagataaaaacaaaaacattttgggTGCATGGATCAAATCTGACCACGCTTTTGACGGTCATCCAGAAAATGTGGTTTTCCACGCCAGCAAAACCAATAATATATATCCTATTAGTATCATTGGGAATATGACAGAATACAACTGCACAACTGTTTTTACAAACATGAAATCAAGTTATGCTGACGTATATTACTTCAGAGTGGAAAGCACCGGTTTCAGTGCAACTGACGTCTGCAATCCTCTTAAAATCACAGTTAAAG ATTCAGCCCCAGCACCCTCCATACAGACCCTGCCGGAGGGACCACTAACGGAGGGGAGCAGGTTAACGTTCACCTGCAGGGCCATCGCACCCTGTCCCACCCAGCCGCCTCACCTGAGCTGGATCCAGTCAGGAGGCCCTGAGGGCCGGCTGGAGCCACACGGAGACCAAGAGCCTAACGTCAGGACCCGGCAGCTGAATATCACTCTGTCGGACCGACATGACGGGGTCCGCCTCACCTGTCTGGCAGAGTATCCCGTGAACAACTCAGCAGGCGGGCCCAGCATCAGAACAGCAGAGAGCGTCGTGACGCTCAAGGTTTCCT ATTCCCCGAAGGATACCCAGGCCTCCGTCAGCCCCCCCACGGTGTCGCTGGGCAGTGTGGTCAACCTGACGTGCACCAGCAGAGCCAACCCCCCCGTTCTCCGGTTCACCTGGTTCAGGAGCAGTGCGGAGGGACCCCTGAACGTGTCAGATGGATCTTTGTACAGCTTCAATGTGTCCAGCTACAGAGGAATCTACTACTGCGTGGCCACGAATCCCTTGGGAAACCAAACATCAAAAGAGATTACGCTAACTGTCAGCGGTGAAAGCGATG AATTGAATGACCCTCTGATAGTTGGTGGATTCTTTGGAACCGTCTTCTTTATTGGTCTGATCATCTGTGTCCT GTGGTTACTGAAGAAACGTTCAACACAGCAACAG AATCCAATATTCGAGGCGTCAGACAAGCAGGTGGAAGAGGAGATCCACTACGGAGAGATCGACTTTGCCAAGCGAGGTGCTGTGCAGAACCCGGTGTTCccccagggggaggagcagacctCAGAGTATGTTGAGATCACTGCTCAACAGGCTAAGAACACACAGATCAGGGCTGAACTGGAGAGGA TTAGtgcaacactgttgttcttttacAACAAACTGCCAAAGAACAAAAAGCACCTACTGCTCGCG GAGATGAGGTTCACAAGATGCATCATGATGATACAGTTTGAAATGCTACTGAACGTCATCTTTGTTGCAG GTGGTGAGGAATCCTGTACTGCAGCCCTTCATGCATCTATGCCAAACAAGATGGAGGCATTGAGTGACACTTGTTTGCAAATTCCATGTTCATTTGATTTAGTACCATCAAATCTACTCGATAAACTCAACATCTTTATTGGTTTATGGCTAAAATCGACTCACCATTTTGGGCCTAATCCAGAAAGTGTGGTTTTCAACGGCAGCAAAACCAATAATACCTATCCAATTAGTATCATTGGGAATATGAGTGAATACAACTGCACAACCTTTTTTACAAACATGAACTCAAGTTATGCTGACACATATTACTTCAGAGTGGAAAGCACCAGTTTCAAGGCAACTGACACCTGCAATCCTCTTACAATCACAGTTAAAG ATTCAGCCCCAGCACCCTCCATACAGACCCTCCCGGAGGGACCACTAACGGAGGGGAGCAGGGTAACGTTCACCTGCAGGGCCTTCGTACCCTGTCCCAAACAGCCGCCTGACCTGAGCTGGAACCAGTCAGGAGGCCCTGAGGGCCGGCCGGAACCGCACGGAGACCAAGAGCCTAACGTCAGGACCCGGGGGCTGATTATCACTCTGTCGGACCGACATGACGGGGTCAACCTCACCTGTCTGGCGGGTTATCTGGTGAACGACACAGCAGGCGGGCCCAGCAACAGAACAGCAGAGAGCGTTGTGACGCTCAACGTTTCCT ATTCCCCGAAGGATACCCAGGCCTCCGTCAGCCCCCCCACGGTGTCGCTGGGCAGTGTGGTCAACCTGACGTGCACCAGCAGAGCCAACCCCCCCGTTCTCCGGTTCACCTGGTTCAGGAGCAGTGCGGAGGGACCCCTGAACGTGTCAGATGGATCTGTGTACAGCTTCAATGTGTCCAGCTACAGAGACATCTACTACTGCGTGGCCACGAATCCCTTGGGAAACCAAACATCAAAAGAGATTACGCTACCCATCAGCG AATTGAATGTCCCTCTGATAATTGGTGGATTCTTTGGTACCATCTTCTTTATTGGTCTGATCATCTCTGTCCT GTGGTTACTGAAGAAACCTTCAACACAGCAACAG GTCACGTATTCATGTATCAATGCTCAAAATCCAATATGTGAGGCGCCAGacaagcaggaggaagaggagatccACTATGGAGAGATCGACTTTGCCAAGCGAGGTGCTGTGCAGAACCCAGGCCGGGTGTTCccccagggggaggagcagacctCAGAATACGTTGAGATCACTGCTCAACAGGCTAAGAACTCACAGATCAGGGCTGAACTGGAGAGGAGCTGA
- the LOC115537207 gene encoding LOW QUALITY PROTEIN: uncharacterized protein LOC115537207 (The sequence of the model RefSeq protein was modified relative to this genomic sequence to represent the inferred CDS: deleted 2 bases in 1 codon; substituted 1 base at 1 genomic stop codon), whose protein sequence is MREYNCTTVFANMNSSYAGVYYFRVESTSYRATDFCSPLNITVKDSAPAPSIRTLLEGPLTEGSRVTFTCRAIAPCPTQPPHLSWSQSGGPDGRPEPHGDQEPNVRTRRLDITLSDTXRGPPHLSGRVSGKRPSRRASIRTAESVVTLNVFYSPKDTQASVSPPTVSLGSVVNLTCTSRANPPVLRFTWLRSSAEGPLNVSDGSLYSFNVSSYRDIYYCVATNPLGNQTSKEIKLTISGESGLNVPLIVVTEEAFNSATESKMRGVRQEGGRVDPLRRDRLCQARCCAEPRSAV, encoded by the exons ATGAGGGAATACAACTGCACAACTGTTTTTGCAAACATGAACTCAAGTTATGCTGGCGTGTATTACTTCAGAGTGGAAAGCACCAGTTACAGGGCAACTGACTTCTGCAGTCCTCTTAACATCACAGTTAAAG ATTCAGCCCCAGCACCCTCCATACGGACCCTCCTGGAGGGACCACTAACGGAGGGGAGCAGGGTAACATTCACCTGCAGGGCCATCGCACCCTGTCCCACCCAGCCGCCTCACCTGAGCTGGAGCCAGTCAGGAGGCCCTGACGGCCGGCCGGAACCACACGGAGACCAAGAGCCTAACGTCAGGACCCGGCGGCTGGATATCACTCTGTCGGAC ACATGACGGGGTCCGCCTCACCTGTCTGGCAGAGTATCCGGTAAACGACCCAGCAGGCGGGCCAGCATCAGAACAGCAGAGAGCGTTGTGACGCTCAACGTTTTCT ATTCCCCGAAGGATACCCAGGCCTCCGTCAGCCCCCCCACGGTGTCGCTGGGCAGTGTGGTCAACCTGACGTGCACCAGCAGAGCCAACCCCCCCGTTCTCCGGTTCACCTGGCTCAGGAGCAGTGCGGAGGGACCCCTGAACGTGTCAGATGGATCTTTGTACAGCTTCAATGTGTCCAGCTACAGAGACATCTACTACTGCGTGGCCACGAATCCCTTGGGAAACCAAACATCAAAAGAGATTAAGCTAACTATCAGCGGTGAAAGCG GATTGAATGTCCCTCTGATA GTGGTTACAGAAGAAGCCTTCAACTCGGCAACAG AATCCAAAATGCGAGGCGTCAGACAAGAAGGTGGAAGAGTAGATCCACTGCGTAGAGATCGACTTTGCCAAGCGAGGTGCTGTGCAGAACCCAGGTCTGCAGTGTAA